A single window of Streptomyces griseoviridis DNA harbors:
- a CDS encoding HAD family hydrolase: protein MEPSRSAATSMVVWDLGGVLAPSGRALPALAAALDLPEDDLAGPYWNHRDPYDLGEPSEAYWARVGRDLGRPLDRGWAERLDRVDTGAWTVLADDAGELLGRLAGRGTPQGVLSNAPASLATAVRGASWSGVFETLVFSADLGVMKPDPRVYRAADDRFGRRPADIVFFDDRPENVEAARAHGWRAHVWTGGESAAGVLADEGLLTG, encoded by the coding sequence GTGGAACCTTCCCGAAGCGCGGCAACGAGCATGGTCGTCTGGGATCTCGGCGGGGTCCTGGCCCCGTCGGGACGCGCGCTGCCGGCGCTGGCCGCCGCCCTCGACCTGCCCGAGGACGACCTCGCGGGCCCCTACTGGAACCACCGCGACCCCTACGACCTGGGCGAACCGTCCGAGGCGTACTGGGCCCGGGTGGGACGGGACCTCGGCCGCCCGCTCGACCGCGGCTGGGCCGAGCGCCTCGACCGCGTCGACACCGGGGCGTGGACCGTCCTCGCCGACGACGCCGGGGAACTCCTCGGACGGCTGGCCGGGCGCGGGACACCGCAGGGCGTGCTCTCCAACGCCCCCGCCTCGCTGGCCACGGCGGTCCGCGGCGCCTCCTGGAGCGGGGTGTTCGAGACGCTGGTCTTCTCGGCTGACCTCGGCGTGATGAAGCCCGACCCGCGGGTCTACCGCGCGGCCGACGACCGCTTCGGCCGCCGTCCCGCCGACATCGTCTTCTTCGACGACCGGCCGGAGAACGTCGAGGCGGCCCGCGCGCACGGCTGGCGGGCCCATGTGTGGACCGGCGGCGAGTCCGCAGCCGGAGTCCTCGCGGACGAGGGCCTGCTGACCGGCTGA
- a CDS encoding nuclear transport factor 2 family protein — translation MTQRVELATVIDRLAVDEWVTEYAAAVDDGDWTAYRELFAPGGRADYRSAGGVEGDAGTVADWLAENLRLFSMRQHLIVNRRVRFATLDQDLGDTARVRADYLNPMRFATDGDTAPPDPSEHGPAGAPDFVSGGRYDFGLVRTADGWRFLEVVVAEKWRGLSPPERP, via the coding sequence ATGACGCAGCGCGTGGAACTCGCTACCGTGATCGACCGGTTGGCTGTCGACGAGTGGGTGACCGAGTACGCGGCGGCGGTGGACGACGGCGACTGGACGGCCTACCGGGAGCTGTTCGCGCCCGGCGGCCGGGCGGACTACCGGTCGGCGGGCGGTGTCGAGGGGGACGCCGGGACCGTCGCGGACTGGCTCGCGGAGAACCTGCGGCTCTTCTCGATGCGGCAGCATCTGATCGTCAACCGCCGGGTGCGGTTCGCGACCCTGGACCAGGACCTCGGCGACACCGCGCGCGTGCGGGCCGACTACCTCAACCCGATGCGGTTCGCGACGGACGGGGACACCGCCCCGCCCGACCCGTCGGAGCACGGCCCGGCCGGCGCCCCCGACTTCGTGTCCGGCGGGCGGTACGACTTCGGGCTGGTGCGCACCGCCGACGGCTGGCGGTTCCTCGAGGTCGTGGTGGCGGAGAAGTGGCGCGGGCTGTCGCCGCCCGAACGCCCATGA
- the lnt gene encoding apolipoprotein N-acyltransferase, which translates to MKDLGQWLGSPWRRSVVAALAGALPVFAFPAPSWWWFAYVALVPWMLLVRSAPTGKRAALDGWSGGFGFLVAVHHWLLPSLTVFLFLIAALLGALWAPWGWLVRRFLGGTPGAGRVAGALCVLPSGWLMVELVRSWQGLGGPWGLLGSSQWQVPAALRLASVGGVWLLSFLVVTVNVAVTVLVAVRAARLPALAGLVATAAVGSAAWVWAPRPEVAGRARIAVVQPGVVTGADRRFAREEQLTRALAPRRLDLIVWGESSVGYDLAARPDLTRRLAALSRETGADLLVNVDAPRSDRPGVYKSSVLVGPEGLTGDRYDKMRLVPFGEYIPARSLLGWATSVGKAAGEDRRRGTEQVLMNAGHGLRIGPMICFETAFPDMSRKLAGDGAEVLVAQSSTSSFQRSWAPEQHASLAALRAAETGRAVVHATLTGDSAVYGASGRLIGSWLGTDAEQARVFEVPVATGTTPYVRFGDWPVRGALLVLAGWATAEGARALRLRRRVPAPPAPPARTVRESPVRHGR; encoded by the coding sequence ATGAAGGACCTCGGGCAGTGGCTCGGCTCTCCGTGGCGGCGCTCGGTCGTCGCCGCGCTGGCGGGCGCGCTGCCCGTCTTCGCGTTCCCCGCGCCGTCCTGGTGGTGGTTCGCGTACGTGGCGCTGGTCCCGTGGATGCTGCTGGTCCGCTCCGCGCCGACCGGCAAGCGGGCGGCCCTCGACGGCTGGTCTGGCGGGTTCGGGTTCCTGGTGGCCGTGCACCACTGGCTGCTGCCGAGCCTGACCGTCTTCCTCTTCCTGATCGCCGCGCTGCTGGGCGCCCTCTGGGCCCCGTGGGGCTGGCTGGTGCGCCGGTTCCTCGGCGGGACGCCCGGCGCCGGACGGGTGGCGGGCGCGCTGTGCGTGCTGCCGTCCGGGTGGCTGATGGTGGAGCTGGTCAGGTCGTGGCAGGGGCTCGGCGGCCCGTGGGGGCTGCTCGGTTCGAGCCAGTGGCAGGTACCCGCCGCGCTGCGGCTGGCGTCGGTCGGCGGGGTGTGGCTGCTGAGCTTCCTGGTGGTGACCGTCAACGTGGCGGTGACGGTCCTGGTCGCGGTCCGTGCCGCCCGGCTGCCCGCGCTGGCCGGGCTGGTCGCGACGGCGGCGGTGGGCTCGGCGGCCTGGGTCTGGGCACCGCGTCCCGAGGTGGCGGGGCGGGCGCGGATCGCCGTCGTGCAGCCCGGTGTCGTCACCGGAGCCGACCGGCGCTTCGCCCGTGAGGAGCAGCTGACCCGGGCTCTCGCTCCACGCCGTCTCGATCTGATCGTCTGGGGCGAGAGCAGCGTCGGGTACGACCTCGCCGCCCGGCCCGACCTGACCCGCCGGCTGGCGGCGCTGTCCCGGGAGACCGGCGCCGACCTCCTCGTCAACGTGGACGCCCCGCGCTCCGACCGGCCCGGCGTCTACAAGAGTTCGGTGCTCGTCGGGCCCGAGGGGCTGACCGGCGACCGGTACGACAAGATGCGGCTGGTGCCGTTCGGGGAGTACATACCGGCCCGCTCCCTGCTGGGCTGGGCGACCTCGGTCGGCAAGGCGGCGGGCGAGGACCGCAGGCGCGGCACCGAGCAGGTCCTGATGAACGCGGGGCACGGGCTGCGGATCGGCCCGATGATCTGCTTCGAGACGGCGTTCCCCGACATGAGCCGGAAACTCGCAGGGGACGGCGCCGAGGTGCTGGTCGCCCAGTCGTCGACGTCGTCGTTCCAGCGGAGTTGGGCGCCCGAGCAGCACGCCTCGCTGGCCGCGCTGCGGGCCGCGGAGACCGGCCGGGCGGTCGTGCACGCGACGCTCACCGGCGACTCCGCCGTCTACGGCGCGAGCGGTCGGCTGATCGGGTCGTGGCTGGGCACCGACGCCGAACAGGCCCGGGTCTTCGAGGTGCCGGTGGCGACCGGCACCACCCCGTACGTCCGGTTCGGCGACTGGCCGGTGCGGGGCGCGCTGCTGGTGCTCGCCGGGTGGGCGACGGCGGAGGGCGCGCGGGCGCTGCGGCTCAGGCGGCGTGTTCCCGCACCGCCCGCACCACCCGCTCGCACAGTTCGTGAGTCTCCAGTGCGTCACGGGCGCTGA
- a CDS encoding Gfo/Idh/MocA family protein has translation MKVGCIGLGDIARKAYLPVLAGLGEVELHLQTRTPATLDRVADGLHLPAGQRHTTLDALLDQGLDAAFVHAPTPVHPEIVARLLEAGVPTYVDKPLAYELADSERLVALAEERGVSLAVGFNRRFAPGYAQCLEHPRDLILLQKNRVGLPEEPRAMILDDFIHVVDTLRFLAPGPIDDVTVRARTDAGLLHHVVLQLSGDGFTALGVMNRLSGSAEEILEVSGQDSKRQVVNLAETIDHKGQPTVRRRGDWVPVARQRGIEQAVLVFLDAVRAGTVVSARDALETHELCERVVRAVREHAA, from the coding sequence GTGAAGGTCGGCTGCATCGGACTCGGCGACATCGCGCGGAAGGCGTACCTGCCGGTCCTCGCCGGTCTCGGCGAGGTCGAACTGCACCTCCAGACCAGGACGCCCGCCACCCTCGACCGGGTCGCCGACGGTCTCCACCTCCCCGCGGGGCAGCGGCACACCACCCTCGACGCGCTGCTCGACCAGGGCCTCGACGCGGCGTTCGTGCACGCGCCCACCCCGGTCCACCCGGAGATCGTGGCCCGGCTGCTCGAAGCGGGCGTCCCCACCTACGTCGACAAGCCGCTCGCCTACGAACTCGCCGACTCCGAGCGGCTGGTGGCGCTCGCCGAGGAGCGCGGTGTCTCCCTGGCCGTCGGCTTCAACCGGCGCTTCGCGCCCGGGTACGCGCAGTGCCTCGAACACCCGCGCGACCTGATCCTCCTCCAGAAGAACCGGGTCGGGCTGCCGGAGGAACCGCGCGCGATGATCCTCGACGACTTCATCCACGTCGTCGACACCCTGCGCTTCCTGGCCCCCGGCCCCATCGACGACGTGACCGTGCGGGCCCGCACCGACGCCGGGCTGCTGCACCACGTCGTGCTCCAGCTGTCCGGGGACGGCTTCACCGCGCTCGGGGTGATGAACCGGCTCAGCGGTTCGGCCGAGGAGATCCTCGAGGTGTCCGGGCAGGACAGCAAGCGCCAGGTCGTCAACCTCGCCGAGACGATCGACCACAAGGGCCAGCCGACGGTGCGCCGGCGCGGAGACTGGGTGCCGGTGGCCCGTCAGCGCGGCATCGAGCAGGCCGTCCTCGTCTTCCTCGACGCCGTACGCGCGGGCACGGTGGTCAGCGCCCGTGACGCACTGGAGACTCACGAACTGTGCGAGCGGGTGGTGCGGGCGGTGCGGGAACACGCCGCCTGA
- a CDS encoding DinB family protein, protein MSNDRREPATDADERTMLEGWLDYHRQTLAHKCAGLTDAQLRTASVAPSTLSLMGLVRHMAEVERSWFRRVLVGEDAPPIYYSDADPDGEFRLTEADTWAEAYATWQAEIDTARRHAADLALDDPSTGRHRRTGEVFSLRWILTHMIEEYARHNGHADLLRECLDGATGE, encoded by the coding sequence ATGAGCAACGACCGCCGTGAACCCGCGACCGACGCCGACGAACGCACCATGCTGGAGGGCTGGCTCGACTACCACCGGCAGACGCTGGCCCACAAGTGCGCGGGTCTGACGGACGCCCAGTTGCGGACGGCGTCGGTGGCGCCCTCCACGCTCTCCCTGATGGGTCTCGTGCGGCACATGGCGGAGGTCGAGCGGTCCTGGTTCCGGCGGGTCCTGGTCGGCGAGGACGCCCCGCCGATCTACTACAGCGACGCCGATCCCGACGGCGAGTTCCGGCTCACCGAGGCGGACACCTGGGCGGAGGCGTACGCCACCTGGCAGGCCGAGATCGACACCGCCAGGCGGCACGCGGCGGACCTCGCGCTCGACGACCCGTCCACCGGCCGACACCGGCGCACCGGGGAGGTCTTCAGCCTGCGCTGGATCCTCACGCACATGATCGAGGAGTACGCCCGCCACAACGGCCACGCCGACCTGCTGCGCGAGTGTCTCGACGGCGCCACCGGGGAGTGA
- the ung gene encoding uracil-DNA glycosylase → MTDIAMLPESWRGVLGDELQQPYFKELTEFVEEERAKGPVYPPREEVFAALDATPYDQVKVLILGQDPYHGEGQGHGLCFSVRPGVRTPPSLRNIYKEMQQELGTPIPDNGYLMPWAQQGVLLLNAVLTVRSGEANSHKGKGWEKFTDAVIRAVAERPDPAVFVLWGNYAQKKLPLIDETRHVVVKGAHPSPLSAKKFFGSRPFTQIDEAVAAQGHEPIDWTVPDLG, encoded by the coding sequence GTGACCGACATCGCCATGCTGCCCGAGTCCTGGCGCGGCGTCCTGGGTGACGAACTCCAGCAGCCCTACTTCAAGGAGCTGACCGAGTTCGTCGAGGAGGAGCGGGCGAAGGGTCCCGTCTACCCGCCCCGCGAGGAGGTCTTCGCCGCCCTCGACGCGACGCCGTACGACCAGGTCAAGGTGCTCATCCTCGGTCAGGACCCCTACCACGGCGAGGGCCAGGGCCACGGCCTGTGCTTCTCGGTCCGCCCCGGTGTGCGGACCCCGCCGTCGCTGCGCAACATCTACAAGGAGATGCAGCAGGAGCTGGGCACCCCGATCCCGGACAACGGCTATCTGATGCCCTGGGCCCAGCAGGGCGTCCTGCTGCTCAACGCGGTGCTCACCGTCCGCTCCGGGGAGGCCAACTCGCACAAGGGCAAGGGCTGGGAGAAGTTCACCGACGCGGTGATCCGCGCGGTCGCCGAGCGGCCCGACCCGGCGGTCTTCGTGCTCTGGGGCAACTACGCGCAGAAGAAGCTGCCGCTGATCGACGAGACCCGGCACGTGGTGGTCAAGGGCGCGCACCCGTCCCCGCTCTCCGCGAAGAAGTTCTTCGGCTCCCGCCCGTTCACGCAGATCGACGAGGCGGTCGCGGCCCAGGGCCACGAGCCGATCGACTGGACCGTGCCCGACCTCGGCTGA
- a CDS encoding SDR family oxidoreductase has translation MTSVELSGRVALVTGASRGIGYGVAEAFVARGDRVAITGRNEDALKEAVDRLGADRVIGIAGKAHDLDHQAEAVERTMAAFGRVDFLVNNAGTNPVFGPMADLDLNVARKVYETNVVSALGFAQRTWHAWQKENGGAIVNIASVAGLAPSPFIGAYGMSKAAMINLTQQLAHEFAPLVRVNAIAPAVVKTRFAQALYEGREEEAAASYPLGRLGVPSDIGGAAAFLTSEQSDWVTGQTLVVDGGIFLNAGVG, from the coding sequence ATGACTTCGGTGGAACTCTCCGGCCGGGTCGCGCTCGTCACGGGCGCCAGCCGCGGCATCGGCTACGGCGTCGCCGAGGCGTTCGTCGCCCGCGGCGACCGGGTCGCCATCACCGGCCGCAACGAGGACGCCCTCAAGGAGGCCGTCGACCGGCTCGGCGCCGACCGCGTCATCGGCATAGCGGGCAAGGCGCACGACCTCGACCACCAGGCCGAGGCGGTCGAGCGCACCATGGCGGCCTTCGGACGCGTCGACTTCCTGGTCAACAACGCCGGGACCAACCCGGTCTTCGGGCCGATGGCCGACCTCGACCTGAATGTGGCCCGCAAGGTCTACGAGACCAACGTCGTCTCGGCGCTCGGCTTCGCCCAGCGGACCTGGCACGCCTGGCAGAAGGAGAACGGCGGCGCGATCGTCAACATCGCCTCGGTGGCCGGCCTCGCGCCCTCGCCCTTCATCGGCGCGTACGGCATGAGCAAGGCCGCGATGATCAACCTCACCCAGCAGCTCGCGCACGAGTTCGCGCCCCTGGTGCGGGTCAACGCCATCGCCCCGGCCGTGGTGAAGACCAGGTTCGCGCAGGCCCTGTACGAGGGCCGCGAGGAGGAGGCCGCGGCCTCCTACCCGCTCGGCCGGCTCGGGGTGCCCTCCGACATCGGCGGCGCCGCCGCGTTCCTCACCTCGGAGCAGTCCGACTGGGTCACCGGGCAGACCCTGGTGGTCGACGGCGGCATCTTCCTGAACGCGGGCGTGGGCTGA
- the fabG gene encoding 3-oxoacyl-ACP reductase FabG produces MSTTEQRVAVVTGGARGIGAATAVRLAAEGRAVAVIDLDEAACKDTVERITAAGGRALAVGADVSDEAQVEAAVARVVAELGAPTILVNNAGVLRDNLLFKMSVSDWDTVMNVHLRGAFLMAKAVQKHMVDAGFGRIVNLSSSSALGNRGQVNYSAAKAGLQGFTKTLAKELGKFGVTANAVAPGFIATEMTKATADRVGMGFDDFKAAAATQIPVARVGEPEDIANAIAFFTGEAAGFVSGQVLYVAGGPLD; encoded by the coding sequence ATGTCCACCACTGAGCAGCGGGTCGCCGTGGTCACCGGCGGTGCCCGGGGCATCGGCGCCGCCACCGCCGTACGGCTGGCCGCCGAAGGCCGCGCAGTCGCCGTCATCGACCTCGACGAGGCCGCCTGCAAGGACACCGTCGAGCGGATCACCGCGGCCGGCGGCCGGGCCCTCGCGGTCGGCGCCGACGTCTCGGACGAGGCGCAGGTCGAGGCCGCCGTCGCGCGCGTCGTCGCCGAGCTGGGCGCCCCCACGATCCTGGTCAACAACGCGGGCGTGCTGCGCGACAACCTGCTGTTCAAGATGAGCGTCTCCGACTGGGACACCGTCATGAACGTCCACCTGCGCGGCGCCTTCCTGATGGCGAAGGCCGTCCAGAAGCACATGGTCGACGCCGGGTTCGGCCGCATCGTGAACCTCTCCTCGTCCTCCGCCCTCGGCAACCGCGGCCAGGTCAACTACTCCGCGGCCAAGGCCGGTCTCCAGGGCTTCACCAAGACCCTCGCCAAGGAACTCGGCAAGTTCGGCGTCACCGCCAACGCCGTCGCCCCCGGCTTCATCGCCACCGAGATGACCAAGGCCACCGCCGACCGCGTCGGCATGGGCTTCGACGACTTCAAGGCCGCCGCCGCCACCCAGATCCCGGTCGCCCGGGTCGGCGAGCCCGAGGACATCGCCAACGCCATCGCCTTCTTCACCGGCGAGGCGGCCGGTTTCGTCTCGGGCCAGGTGCTGTACGTGGCCGGCGGACCGCTCGACTAG
- a CDS encoding DUF3037 domain-containing protein, which translates to MSDRHIHMAGQVVERHITRAGQGGGRDVYEYALLRVVPRVERGECVNAGVLVYCRARGYLGARTHLDENRLLALDPRADVAGVRAALGAVEAVCGGGTAAGQAAGDDAGRRFRWLIAPRSTVVQPGPVHTGLTVDPVADTERLLDLLVR; encoded by the coding sequence GTGAGCGACCGTCACATCCACATGGCAGGCCAGGTCGTGGAACGGCACATCACCAGGGCGGGCCAGGGGGGCGGCCGGGACGTCTACGAGTACGCCCTGCTGCGCGTCGTCCCGCGCGTCGAACGCGGCGAGTGCGTCAACGCCGGGGTGCTCGTCTACTGCCGGGCGCGCGGCTACCTCGGCGCCCGCACCCACCTCGACGAGAACCGGCTGCTCGCCCTCGACCCGCGCGCCGACGTCGCCGGGGTCAGGGCCGCGCTCGGCGCCGTCGAGGCCGTCTGCGGCGGCGGGACGGCGGCGGGCCAGGCCGCGGGTGACGACGCCGGACGGCGCTTCCGCTGGCTCATCGCGCCCCGCTCCACCGTCGTCCAGCCGGGGCCCGTGCACACCGGGCTCACCGTCGATCCGGTGGCCGATACCGAACGGCTGCTCGACCTGCTGGTGAGGTAA